In the Drosophila takahashii strain IR98-3 E-12201 chromosome 3R, DtakHiC1v2, whole genome shotgun sequence genome, one interval contains:
- the Ser gene encoding protein serrate isoform X3, whose amino-acid sequence MPAELRATKTIGCSPCTTAFRLCLKEYQTTEQGASISTGCSFGNATTKILGGSSFVLSDPGVGAIVLPFTFRWTKSFTLILQALDMYNTSYPDAERLIEETSYSGVILPSPEWKTLDHIGRNARITYRVRVQCAVTYYNTTCTTFCRPRDDQFGHYACGSEGQKLCLNGWQGVNCEEAICKTGCDPVHGKCDRPGECECRPGWRGPLCNECMVYPGCKHGSCNGSAWKCVCDTNWGGILCDQDLNFCGTHEPCKHGGTCENTAPDKYRCTCAEGLSGEQCEIVEHPCATRPCRNGGTCTLMPTSRRSATLGRSSMGRPVSRRNSMRSLDHLRPEGQPQNGSSSSGLGLAMGSLQLQQQLAPDFTCGCAAGWTGPTCEINIDECAGGPCEHGGTCVDLIGGFRCECPPEWHGDVCQVDVNECEAPHSAGVAANALLTTTATAIIGSNLSSSALLAALTSAVASTSMAIGPCINARECRNQPGSFACVCKEGWGGVTCAENLDDCVGQCRNGAKCIDLVNDYKCACAAGYTGRDCETDIDECATSPCRNGGECVDMVGKFNCICPLGYSGSLCEEAKENCTPSPCLQGHCLNTPEGYYCHCPPDRAGKHCEQLRPLCSQPPCNEGCFANVSLATTATKTTTTTTTTTATTTRKMTNKPSGLPCSGHGSCEMSDVGTFCKCHVGHTGTFCEHNLNECSPNPCRNGGICLDGDGDFTCECMSGWTGKRCSERATGCYAGQCQNGGTCMPGAADKGLQPHCRCAPGWTGLFCAEAIDQCRGQPCHNGGTCESGAGWFRCVCAQGFSGPDCRINVNECSPQPCQGGATCIDGIGGYSCICPPGRHGVRCEILLSDPKSACLNVNNTISPYSALNQSQNWLDIALTGRTDDDENCNACVCENGTSRCTNLWCGLPNCYKVDPLSKSSNLSGVCKQHEVCVPALSETCLSTPCNVRGDCRALEPSRRVAPPSLPAKSSCWPNQAVVNENCARLTILLALERVGKGASVEGLCSLVRVLLAAQLVKKPPSSSAQDQGLLMVLCDLKTSTNDTVELTVSSSKLNDPQLPVAVGLLGELLSSRQLNGIQRRKELELQHAKLAALTSIVEVKLETARVADGSGHSLLIGVLCGVFIVLVGFSVFISLYWKQRLAYRTSSGMNLTPSLDALRHEEEKSNNLQNEENLRRYTNPLKGSTSSLRAATGMELSLNPAPELAASAASSSALHRSQPLFPPCDFERELDSSTGLKQAHKRGSQILLHKTQNSDMRKNTVGSLDSPRKDFGKRSINCKSLPPSSGDEGSDVLATTVMV is encoded by the exons ATGCCGGCGGAACTAAGGGCCACCAAGACGATAG GCTGCTCGCCATGCACGACGGCATTCCGGCTGTGTTTGAAGGAGTACCAGACCACGGAGCAGGGTGCCAGCATATCCACGGGCTGTTCATTTGGCAATGCCACCACCAAGATACTCGGTGGCTCCAGCTTTGTGCTCAGCGATCCGGGTGTGGGAGCCATTGTGCTGCCCTTTACGTTTCGCTGGACG AAGTCGTTTACGCTGATACTGCAGGCGTTGGATATGTACAACACATCCTATCCAG ATGCGGAGAGGTTAATTGAGGAAACATCATACTCGGGCGTGATTCTGCCGTCGCCGGAGTGGAAGACGCTGGACCACATCGGGCGGAACGCGCGGATCACCTACCGTGTCCGGGTGCAATGCGCCGTTACCTACTACAACACGACCTGCACGACCTTCTGCCGTCCGCGGGACGATCAGTTCGGTCACTATGCCTGCGGCTCCGAGGGTCAGAAGCTCTGCCTGAATGGCTGGCAGGGCGTCAACTGCGAGGAGGCCATCTGCAAAACGGGTTGCGACCCCGTCCACGGCAAGTGCGATCGCCCGGGGGAATGCGA ATGCAGACCTGGCTGGCGGGGTCCGTTGTGCAACGAGTGCATGGTCTATCCCGGTTGCAAACATGGTTCCTGCAACGGCAGCGCCTGGAAATGCGTCTGCGACACCAACTGGGGTGGCATATTGTGCGACCAAG ATTTAAATTTCTGCGGCACCCATGAACCCTGCAAGCATGGCGGCACCTGCGAGAATACCGCTCCGGATAAGTACCGCTGCACATGCGCCGAGGGCCTCTCGGGCGAGCAGTGCGAGATCGTGGAGCACCCCTGTGCCACTAGGCCCTGCCGCAACGGCGGCACATGCACCCTCATG CCAACGAGCCGACGATCGGCGACGCTCGGCAGGAGCAGCATGGGCAGGCCGGTGAGTCGGCGCAACTCGATGCGCAGTCTGGATCACCTGCGTCCGGAGGGGCAGCCGCAGAATGGCAGCAGCTCCTCGGGATTGGGACTGGCCATGGGAtccctgcagctgcagcagcaacttgcCCCCGACTTCACTTGCGGCTGTGCAGCCGGATGGACGGGACCGACATGCGAAATAA ATATCGACGAGTGCGCCGGAGGTCCCTGCGAGCATGGTGGCACATGCGTCGATCTAATCGGCGGCTTTCGCTGCGAGTGTCCGCCGGAGTGGCATGGTGATGTCTGTCAGGTGGACGTGAATGAGTGCGAGGCGCCGCATTCCGCCGGAGTGGCGGCCAATGCCCTGCTGACCACCACGGCCACGGCGATCATTGGCAGCAATCTGAGTAGTAGTGCCCTTTTGGCTGCCTTAACCAGTGCAGTAGCCTCCACTTCGATGGCTATTGGACCCTGCATAAATGCCAGGGAGTGCCGTAATCAGCCGGGATCCTTTGCCTGCGTTTGCAAGGAGGGCTGGGGCGGAGTCACCTGCGCCGAGAACCTGGACGACTGTGTGGGTCAGTGCCGGAATGGAGCCAAGTGTATTGACCTGGTCAACGACTACAAGTGCGCCTGTGCCGCCGGCTACACGGGTCGGGATTGCGAGACAGATATCGATGAGTGTGCCACTTCTCCCTGCCGAAATGGAGGTGAATGCGTGGACATGGTGGGCAAATTCAACTGCATCTGTCCGCTGGGCTACTCGGGTTCCCTTTGCGAGGAGGCCAAGGAGAACTGCACTCCCTCACCGTGCCTGCAGGGCCACTGCCTCAATACGCCCGAAGGATACTACTGCCACTGTCCCCCGGATCGTGCCGGCAAACACTGCGAGCAACTGCGTCCGCTTTGCTCCCAGCCGCCCTGCAACG AGGGCTGCTTCGCCAATGTCAGCCTGGCGACAACGGCGACAAAgacgacgacaacaacaacaacgacgacgGCGACAACGACGAGGAAGATGACCAACAAGCCAAGCGGATTGCCCTGCAGCGGACACGGCAGCTGCGAGATGAGCGACGTGGGCACCTTCTGCAAATGCCATGTGGGCCACACCGGCACCTTTTGCGAGCACA ATCTCAACGAATGCTCGCCGAATCCTTGTCGAAATGGGGGAATTTGCCTTGACGGCGACGGCGACTTTACATGCGAGTGCATGTCGGGCTGGACAG GTAAACGCTGCTCGGAGCGGGCCACCGGTTGTTATGCCGGTCAGTGCCAGAATGGCGGAACCTGCATGCCCGGAGCGGCGGACAAAGGTCTGCAGCCGCACTGCCGCTGTGCGCCCGGTTGGACGGGTCTCTTCTGCGCCGAGGCCATTGACCAGTGCCGCGGACAGCCGTGCCACAATGGCGGCACCTGCGAGTCGGGAGCGGGCTGGTTCCGCTGCGTCTGCGCCCAGGGATTCTCCGGTCCCGACTGCCGCATTAATGTGAATGAGTGCTCGCCGCAACCCTGCCAGGGAGGAGCCACCTGCATCGATGGCATTGGCGGCTACAGCTGCATCTGCCCACCGGGACGCCATGGAGTGCGTTGTGAAATTC TACTTTCCGATCCCAAATCCGCCTGTTTGAACGTCAACAACACCATCTCCCCTTATTCTGCCCTGAATCAAAGCCAAAACTGGCTGGATATCGCCTTGACTGGCAGAACTGACGACGATGAGAACTGCAATGCCTGTGTCTGTGAAAATGGCACCTCCCGCTGCACGAATCTTTGGTGTGGATTGCCCAACTGCTACAAGGTGGATCCGCTGTCGAAGTCCTCGAATCTTTCAGGCGTTTGCAAACAGCACGAGGTTTGTGTTCCGGCACTCAGTGAAACCTGCCTCTCGACGCCCTGTAATGTGAGGGGAGATTGTCGGGCATTGGAACCTTCTCGCCGAGTTGCTCCACCTAGTTTGCCAGCCAAATCCAGCTGCTGGCCCAATCAAGCCGTGGTCAACGAGAACTGCGCCCGGCTCACCATCCTTTTGGCTCTGGAACGAGTGGGCAAGGGTGCCTCCGTGGAGGGTCTGTGCTCCCTGGTGAGAGTCCTTTTGGCAGCCCAGTTGGTCAAGAAGCCACCAAGTTCTTCTGCTCAAGATCAGGGCTTGCTTATGGTGCTGTGCGATCTCAAGACATCCACTAATGACACCGTGGAACTGACTGTG TCCTCGAGCAAGTTGAATGATCCCCAGTTGCCGGTGGCGGTGGGCCTGCTGGGTGAACTCCTAAGCTCCAGGCAACTGAATGGCATCCAGCGTCGCAAGGAACTGGAGCTGCAGCACGCCAAACTGGCTGCTCTGACCTCCATTGTGGAGGTCAAGTTGGAAACGGCCCGAGTGGCCGATGGATCGGGACACAGTCTGCTGATTGGAGTGCTGTGCGGCGTCTTTATAGTCCTGGTGGGTTTCTCGGTGTTTATCAGTCTGTATTGGAAGCAGCGTCTGGCCTATCGCACCAGTTCGGGCATGAACCTGACGCCCTCGCTGGATGCACTGCGTCACGAGGAGGAGAAATCGAATAATCTGCAGAACGAAGAGAATCTGCGTAGGTATACGAATCCGCTGAAGGGCAGTACTAGTTCCTTGAGGGCGGCCACCGGAATGGAACTTAGTTTGAATCCTGCCCCTGAACTAGCAGCCTCGGCGGCGAGTAGTTCGGCTTTGCATCGATCCCAACCGCTCTTTCCGCCCTGCGATTTCGAGCGGGAACTGGACTCCAGCACGGGTTTAAAGCAGGCCCACAAGCGTGGCTCCCAAATCCTGTTGCACAAAACCCAGAACTCGGATATGCGGAAGAACACGGTGGGCTCGCTGGACAGTCCGCGGAAGGACTTTGGCAAGCGGTCGATCAACTGCAAGTCCCTGCCTCCCTCCTCGGGCGACGAAGGCTCCGATGTCCTCGCCACCACTGTGATGGTTTAG